A region from the Polyangiaceae bacterium genome encodes:
- the truA gene encoding tRNA pseudouridine(38-40) synthase TruA, whose amino-acid sequence MAPTETRRFGILLTLAYDGSSFAGWARQPTQRTVAGELEGAIRELDPRATGVRGVSRTDTGVHARAQLASFDTDSEIEPRGWALGLMPHLPPEIAVVRVARVEPGYDPRRHVVDKTYRYVLLRSVVPDPFWLRRAWRVRERLNHPAMRVELEALLGEHDFRAFRSARDERPETVRRMLRAELRTHADDARIAEIVVTGDRFMHRMMRIICGTLVDVGRGRLAEGAVRRALASGRREDLGMTAPADGLYLEHIQLENAGHDAWPAIDEGALVA is encoded by the coding sequence GTGGCACCGACTGAGACCCGGCGCTTCGGCATCCTGCTCACTCTCGCGTACGACGGTAGCTCGTTCGCGGGATGGGCGCGCCAACCGACACAGCGTACGGTCGCAGGGGAGCTCGAAGGCGCCATCCGCGAGCTCGATCCCAGGGCCACGGGCGTGCGTGGCGTGAGCCGAACCGATACGGGCGTGCACGCCCGCGCGCAGTTGGCCAGCTTCGACACGGACTCGGAGATCGAGCCGCGGGGTTGGGCGCTGGGGTTGATGCCGCACCTGCCCCCCGAGATCGCCGTGGTGCGGGTGGCGCGCGTAGAGCCCGGGTACGATCCGCGACGCCACGTCGTCGACAAGACCTATCGCTACGTGCTGCTGCGAAGTGTGGTGCCGGATCCGTTTTGGCTCCGCCGGGCGTGGCGCGTGCGCGAGAGGTTGAACCACCCGGCGATGCGCGTCGAGCTCGAGGCTCTGCTGGGCGAGCACGACTTCCGCGCGTTCCGTAGCGCTCGCGACGAACGCCCCGAGACGGTGCGCCGCATGCTGCGAGCCGAGCTACGCACCCACGCGGACGACGCGAGAATCGCGGAAATAGTGGTGACCGGAGATCGCTTCATGCATCGAATGATGCGCATCATTTGCGGTACGTTGGTGGACGTCGGCCGCGGTCGCTTGGCGGAAGGCGCCGTGCGCCGCGCGCTGGCGAGCGGACGGCGCGAGGATTTGGGCATGACGGCACCCGCGGATGGCCTCTACCTCGAGCACATCCAACTGGAAAATGCCGGCCACGACGCCTGGCCAGCGATTGACGAGGGTGCCCTCGTCGCGTAG
- a CDS encoding AgmX/PglI C-terminal domain-containing protein has product MADSLAPPPKSGGGGFIVAAIVMLLLVGGLVWWKTRAKDEPKQAVNVPPPPTTSEAPVLETPPPPPPPPEPDAGKEVKPNTGKVKYTGGGNGGCGGECKGTASAGLRSALRSRAGQARGCYERALRQNSMLQGKIVVSIRVGPSGQVCSANIASNSVGDPGVASCVLGMFRSGTFPAPEGGCVDAQVPMNFIPKS; this is encoded by the coding sequence ATGGCTGATTCCCTTGCACCGCCCCCCAAGTCGGGCGGTGGCGGCTTCATTGTCGCCGCAATCGTGATGCTGCTCCTGGTCGGGGGGCTCGTTTGGTGGAAGACGCGGGCCAAGGACGAGCCCAAGCAAGCCGTGAACGTGCCGCCTCCCCCCACTACCAGCGAAGCACCCGTACTGGAGACACCTCCCCCACCGCCACCACCTCCAGAGCCCGACGCGGGCAAGGAAGTGAAGCCCAACACCGGCAAGGTGAAGTACACGGGGGGCGGCAACGGCGGATGCGGTGGCGAATGCAAGGGCACGGCCTCGGCCGGACTGCGTTCCGCGCTGCGTTCCCGCGCTGGCCAAGCCCGGGGCTGCTACGAGCGCGCACTGCGTCAAAATTCGATGCTTCAGGGCAAAATCGTGGTGTCCATCCGAGTTGGCCCCAGCGGTCAGGTCTGTAGCGCCAACATCGCCAGCAACAGCGTGGGTGACCCCGGGGTGGCCTCCTGTGTGCTCGGCATGTTCCGCTCCGGGACCTTCCCCGCCCCCGAGGGGGGTTGCGTCGACGCCCAAGTTCCTATGAACTTCATACCCAAGTCATGA
- the rsmD gene encoding 16S rRNA (guanine(966)-N(2))-methyltransferase RsmD, translated as MRVIAGRLGGRGLKAPKGRTTRPTTDRVREALFSMLGNMDGLRVLDLYAGSGALGIEALSRGAEHATFVESQRGAAAVLRENLEDLGLTTSATLAIVPVARARGALAQDAPFDLVLCDPPWPDLDRALADVWRLLGRELLRAGALVVLEHPARTALEIPRELPFTIDKTRKWGDTAVTLLLFSENPEELPN; from the coding sequence TTGCGGGTGATCGCGGGGAGGCTGGGCGGCCGCGGCCTGAAGGCGCCCAAGGGACGAACGACTCGACCAACGACGGATCGGGTCCGCGAAGCTTTGTTCTCGATGCTGGGCAATATGGACGGCCTGCGCGTGCTCGACCTCTACGCGGGCAGCGGCGCCCTCGGGATCGAGGCCCTGAGCCGTGGCGCCGAACATGCCACGTTCGTGGAATCGCAGCGGGGAGCGGCCGCGGTGCTCCGTGAGAACTTGGAGGACCTCGGCTTGACCACCTCCGCTACGTTGGCGATCGTCCCCGTGGCGCGGGCTCGCGGTGCGCTAGCGCAAGACGCCCCCTTCGACCTGGTCCTGTGCGATCCCCCGTGGCCGGATCTCGACCGAGCCCTGGCGGACGTTTGGCGGCTGCTGGGCCGGGAGCTGCTCCGCGCCGGTGCCCTTGTGGTGCTGGAACATCCTGCGCGCACCGCGCTAGAGATCCCGCGGGAGCTGCCGTTCACCATCGACAAGACCCGGAAGTGGGGCGATACGGCGGTAACGCTGCTCCTTTTTTCCGAAAATCCCGAGGAATTACCAAACTGA
- a CDS encoding PEGA domain-containing protein, which translates to MRRFLTVLLVIVGLSVASKDAQAQATHVPIQVLAVSSDKSFEHAQALTIALKRAVTRAEGFALGKGDFSLEVLSLALNCEIPPSDSCQKKIADKVGVKRYIWGTLEVKGKEAVAELHLWEDGSEKRATTLRYASNLTDPSDDTLLQIAEGGFAELMGATQGVLVVTAGNVSGEVFIDGEKVGLITDGRTELTVAPGQHQVLVRAKGYNDASGSVDVRPGASAEITLAPSPKSAGNLDAKRDTGKGMTTRQMLGYGGLGLGGAVALTGGYFWFQSYMQTKDDDFQAYRDRLGPNRDACEVAKTGADGVPPDASIVDHCDKNATTKTVARILLPVGVVIAGAGAFLLLTDDSSEQPQAKKKTPTKTAVQPFVGFGPGGGEVRVNVLF; encoded by the coding sequence ATGCGACGTTTCCTGACTGTCCTTCTCGTCATTGTCGGGCTTTCGGTCGCGTCGAAAGACGCGCAGGCACAAGCGACTCACGTCCCGATCCAGGTGCTCGCGGTCTCGAGCGACAAGTCGTTCGAGCACGCGCAGGCGCTGACCATCGCGTTGAAACGCGCGGTGACGCGCGCCGAGGGGTTCGCGCTGGGCAAGGGCGACTTCTCCCTGGAGGTACTGTCGCTCGCGCTCAACTGCGAGATCCCGCCCAGTGACTCGTGCCAGAAGAAGATCGCGGACAAGGTCGGAGTGAAGCGATACATCTGGGGCACCCTGGAGGTGAAGGGCAAGGAAGCCGTCGCCGAGCTCCACTTGTGGGAGGACGGCAGCGAGAAGCGCGCGACGACGCTACGCTACGCGTCGAACCTGACGGACCCTTCGGACGACACGCTGCTGCAGATCGCGGAAGGGGGTTTCGCGGAGCTGATGGGGGCGACTCAGGGCGTGCTCGTGGTCACCGCGGGCAACGTCAGCGGTGAGGTGTTCATCGACGGCGAGAAGGTGGGCCTCATCACGGACGGCCGGACGGAGCTGACGGTCGCACCCGGCCAGCACCAGGTGCTGGTTCGCGCCAAGGGCTACAACGACGCCTCCGGAAGCGTCGACGTGCGCCCGGGCGCGAGCGCCGAGATCACCCTCGCGCCCTCCCCCAAGTCCGCTGGCAATCTGGATGCCAAGCGAGACACCGGCAAGGGCATGACCACACGACAGATGCTGGGCTATGGCGGCCTCGGCCTGGGCGGCGCCGTCGCCCTGACCGGCGGTTACTTCTGGTTCCAGTCCTACATGCAGACCAAGGACGACGACTTCCAAGCCTATCGTGATCGCTTGGGACCCAACCGTGATGCCTGCGAGGTCGCCAAGACCGGCGCGGATGGCGTCCCTCCGGATGCCTCCATCGTCGATCACTGCGACAAGAACGCGACGACCAAGACCGTGGCGCGCATCCTGCTGCCGGTAGGCGTGGTGATCGCCGGAGCGGGCGCCTTCCTGTTGCTGACGGACGACTCCAGTGAGCAGCCTCAAGCCAAGAAAAAGACGCCCACCAAGACCGCGGTGCAGCCTTTCGTCGGCTTCGGTCCCGGCGGGGGCGAAGTCCGCGTGAACGTGCTGTTCTGA
- a CDS encoding phytoene dehydrogenase, producing MTTRHYDVVVLGRSLGALTTAALLARRDFRVLLLGQGERPARYRYERFSLLRRTFTMLAAASPAFKRVLHELAQSPRFRRRTRPLDPMFVVLTDGRRVEVPPDVELFSREVDREFPEVRQLVDELYSTFAHVNAAADSSFERDAIWPPGSFWERLETGRAAGQLPLVGGASPQDLLGKFPVGHPYRDLTLVPATFATDLAQPAEQLPPFVVARLHGAWTRGVLALEGGEDELTEFLIERIEAHGGECRLDRRAQSIVVRRGVAMGIVEDGEDEPTGASAIVTDQSGEMVAELAGGDGITKQAQRDWPRLSATTGRFVVTLVVDRAGLPEPLGTEAFVIPSSVSRPDPRHPVVHLQRMEGLDESPSEVTLVAEMLLPTRGPLTLLEARDAVLSTLRAQLPFLDRHVRVIDSPHDGLPLIDRSTGSEREIDRIHLAEGTPGAEPMRWQWSVEPSGYLDIAGEPIRGPIPGTFLVGRTVLPGLGQEGELIAAWGAARLITRRDRTRQKMRRQMWTKIET from the coding sequence GTGACCACCCGCCACTACGACGTGGTGGTGCTCGGCCGCTCCCTCGGCGCCCTCACCACCGCGGCGCTGCTGGCGCGGCGGGACTTTCGTGTCCTCTTGTTGGGCCAGGGCGAGCGCCCTGCGCGCTACCGCTACGAACGGTTCTCGTTGCTACGCCGCACGTTCACCATGCTGGCGGCGGCCTCCCCCGCGTTCAAGCGCGTGCTGCACGAGCTGGCCCAGAGCCCTCGCTTTCGGCGACGAACACGCCCCCTGGACCCCATGTTCGTGGTGCTCACGGACGGCCGCCGGGTGGAGGTGCCGCCGGACGTGGAGCTTTTCTCCCGCGAGGTGGATCGTGAGTTCCCGGAAGTGCGGCAGTTGGTGGACGAGCTGTACTCCACCTTCGCTCACGTGAATGCCGCGGCGGATTCTTCGTTCGAACGCGACGCCATATGGCCCCCCGGCAGCTTCTGGGAGCGTCTGGAGACGGGGCGCGCCGCGGGGCAGCTGCCGCTGGTGGGTGGGGCGTCCCCACAGGACTTGCTCGGCAAATTCCCAGTTGGTCACCCCTACCGCGACCTGACCCTGGTACCGGCCACGTTTGCCACGGATCTGGCGCAGCCCGCAGAGCAGCTTCCGCCCTTCGTGGTCGCCCGGCTGCATGGCGCCTGGACGCGCGGGGTGCTGGCCCTGGAAGGGGGCGAGGACGAGCTGACCGAGTTCCTGATCGAGCGGATCGAAGCTCACGGCGGCGAATGCCGCCTGGATCGGCGTGCGCAGTCGATCGTCGTGCGCCGCGGGGTCGCGATGGGCATCGTCGAGGACGGCGAGGACGAGCCCACCGGCGCCAGCGCCATCGTGACGGACCAATCGGGTGAAATGGTGGCCGAGCTGGCCGGCGGGGACGGCATCACCAAGCAAGCGCAACGCGACTGGCCGCGGCTCAGCGCCACCACCGGTCGCTTCGTCGTCACCCTGGTGGTGGATCGCGCGGGACTCCCCGAACCCCTGGGGACCGAAGCGTTCGTGATCCCGTCCAGCGTCTCCCGGCCGGATCCGCGGCACCCCGTGGTGCATCTGCAGCGCATGGAGGGACTGGACGAATCGCCCTCGGAAGTGACGCTGGTGGCCGAGATGCTACTGCCCACCCGCGGCCCCCTCACGCTGCTCGAAGCCCGAGACGCAGTGCTGTCCACCCTCCGCGCGCAGCTGCCCTTCTTGGACCGCCACGTTCGCGTGATCGACTCACCGCACGACGGCTTGCCGCTGATCGACCGTTCCACTGGCAGCGAGCGAGAGATCGACCGCATCCACCTCGCGGAGGGCACACCCGGCGCCGAGCCCATGCGCTGGCAGTGGAGCGTGGAACCGTCCGGCTACCTGGACATTGCCGGTGAGCCCATCCGCGGGCCGATCCCGGGCACCTTTCTCGTGGGACGCACCGTGCTGCCCGGGCTGGGACAAGAAGGCGAGCTGATCGCCGCCTGGGGCGCCGCACGGCTCATCACGCGACGGGACCGCACGCGCCAGAAGATGCGCCGGCAAATGTGGACGAAGATCGAGACCTGA
- a CDS encoding phosphoribosylglycinamide formyltransferase encodes MTLALGVLVSGSGTNLQAILDAISQGRLDARVRIVLSNKPDVPALGRAERAGVPTRVVSHRQFDSREAFDQALLDALTSAGAEWVVLAGFMRVLTPGFLRAFPSRVVNIHPALLPAFPGTHAQQQALRYGVKVTGCTVHFVDEGVDTGPIIAQRALPIEADDDATSLAARLLHVEHELLVEVLGWIAADRVRVEAGAEGHRPRVVIR; translated from the coding sequence ATGACTCTGGCGCTGGGCGTGCTGGTGTCCGGCAGCGGCACCAATCTGCAAGCCATTCTCGATGCCATCAGTCAGGGTCGTCTGGATGCACGAGTCCGAATCGTGCTCTCCAACAAACCGGACGTCCCCGCCTTGGGCCGAGCCGAGCGGGCCGGAGTGCCGACGCGCGTGGTATCGCACCGGCAGTTCGACTCTCGCGAGGCCTTCGACCAGGCGCTGCTCGACGCGCTGACGAGCGCCGGAGCCGAGTGGGTGGTGCTCGCCGGATTCATGCGCGTGCTCACGCCGGGGTTCCTGCGCGCCTTTCCCAGTCGCGTGGTGAACATCCACCCCGCCCTGCTGCCGGCGTTTCCCGGCACCCACGCTCAGCAGCAAGCGCTCCGCTATGGCGTGAAGGTGACGGGCTGCACGGTTCACTTCGTCGACGAAGGCGTCGACACGGGTCCCATCATCGCGCAGCGCGCGCTGCCGATCGAGGCCGACGACGACGCGACATCTCTCGCCGCTCGGCTGCTGCACGTGGAGCACGAGCTGCTCGTCGAAGTGCTGGGCTGGATCGCGGCGGACCGTGTTCGCGTGGAAGCGGGCGCAGAGGGGCACCGTCCACGGGTGGTGATTCGGTGA
- a CDS encoding phosphoribosylformylglycinamidine cyclo-ligase, with protein MALTYRQAGVDIDAGDALVERIKPLARSTRIAEVVDDVGGFAGLCALPADVEEPLLVSGTDGVGTKLKVAFATGRHDTVGIDLVAMCVNDVITTGARPLFFLDYFACGKLDVDVAEAVVAGVANGCRQAGAALLGGETAELPGMYPEGEYDLAGFSVGVVGRKAVLGPARVRSGDALIAVASSGLHSNGYSLARRVLEGELGLRLDAHHPELDATVGEALLTPTRIYARAVAALQKALGESLHALSHITGGGVVGNLPRVLPSGTRAEVRFDHSPPPIFGVIARGGPVAPDEMRRTFNMGIGLIAIVASEHAEAACRALGDAGEQAWVCGSVVAEPDAEPSVSVLE; from the coding sequence ATGGCGCTGACCTACCGACAGGCTGGAGTCGACATCGACGCTGGTGACGCGCTCGTCGAGCGCATCAAGCCGCTGGCCCGCAGCACGAGAATCGCGGAGGTGGTGGACGACGTGGGCGGCTTTGCCGGCCTGTGCGCGCTGCCGGCGGACGTGGAGGAGCCGCTCCTCGTCAGCGGGACGGACGGGGTGGGCACCAAGCTCAAGGTCGCCTTCGCGACCGGGCGCCACGACACCGTGGGCATCGATTTGGTGGCGATGTGCGTGAACGACGTGATCACCACCGGGGCCCGCCCCTTGTTCTTCCTCGACTACTTCGCCTGCGGGAAGCTGGACGTGGACGTGGCGGAAGCCGTGGTCGCAGGCGTCGCGAACGGTTGCCGCCAAGCCGGCGCCGCGCTCTTGGGTGGCGAGACCGCCGAGCTCCCGGGCATGTATCCCGAAGGGGAGTACGACCTGGCGGGCTTCAGCGTGGGAGTGGTGGGCAGAAAAGCCGTGCTGGGGCCAGCGCGGGTTCGGTCGGGCGATGCTCTGATCGCCGTTGCGTCGAGCGGGCTTCACTCCAACGGCTATTCCCTGGCGCGGCGAGTGCTCGAGGGCGAGCTCGGCCTGCGGCTCGACGCCCATCATCCCGAGCTCGACGCCACCGTCGGAGAAGCGCTGCTCACTCCGACGCGCATCTACGCCCGCGCCGTGGCGGCGCTTCAGAAAGCGCTGGGAGAAAGCTTGCACGCGCTGAGCCACATCACCGGCGGCGGCGTGGTTGGCAATCTGCCGCGGGTGCTGCCCTCGGGAACCCGGGCAGAAGTCCGCTTCGACCATAGCCCGCCGCCTATCTTCGGTGTGATCGCACGGGGCGGTCCCGTCGCTCCCGACGAAATGCGACGAACGTTCAACATGGGCATCGGGCTCATCGCGATCGTCGCCAGCGAACACGCGGAAGCGGCGTGTCGCGCCCTTGGCGACGCGGGAGAGCAGGCGTGGGTTTGCGGCAGCGTCGTTGCCGAGCCCGACGCCGAGCCCAGCGTGAGCGTGCTGGAATGA
- a CDS encoding zinc ribbon domain-containing protein, protein MAQVKKIICPSCGFKNTAPLPNNRCVSCGAKIDDLKRVLSRQEELERRYQQEGFSPLWFGVSLVVMGVLTAAIVMGLPMVVPALDFEGSAGMIMAIPVWFVAGLLVGLISPGKTFIEPVVASFLIAIPTAFLLFRSQTVKTMPAFMYILMGALGVLFTLIGAYIGERIQMGPPPKAAD, encoded by the coding sequence ATGGCTCAGGTCAAAAAGATCATCTGCCCTTCCTGTGGCTTCAAGAACACGGCCCCGCTGCCCAACAACCGTTGTGTTTCCTGCGGCGCCAAGATCGATGACCTCAAGCGCGTGCTCTCCCGCCAGGAAGAGCTGGAGCGGCGCTACCAGCAGGAGGGCTTCAGCCCGCTCTGGTTCGGGGTATCGCTGGTGGTGATGGGCGTGCTCACCGCCGCCATCGTCATGGGCTTGCCGATGGTCGTGCCCGCGCTCGACTTCGAGGGCTCTGCCGGCATGATCATGGCGATCCCCGTGTGGTTCGTCGCGGGCCTCTTGGTGGGTCTCATCTCACCCGGCAAGACCTTCATCGAGCCGGTCGTGGCGTCCTTCTTGATCGCCATCCCGACCGCGTTCCTGCTCTTCCGCTCCCAGACCGTGAAGACGATGCCGGCCTTCATGTACATCCTGATGGGTGCCCTCGGAGTGCTGTTCACGTTGATCGGCGCCTACATTGGCGAGCGTATCCAGATGGGTCCGCCGCCCAAGGCCGCGGACTGA
- a CDS encoding carbohydrate-binding family 9-like protein, translating into MRRTITSALLLAAFAMTACVGGSNDTSKEDKERLKSFVLDKAPENMPVKLNINFDDKLTLLGYRIEPTGTVKPGQKVKVIMYWHSDSKLDDGWNLFTHVLDGSGERILNIDNVGPIREWRGSHQALNPSNWEPGKVYVDEQEFVVPNNVKTSKIQLVTGVWKGNDRLKIKAGPRDSENRGIVANIPTGVSAAKQPAANTRVPTLRVDKLEKGTKIKIDGKLDEEAWRAAPMAGPFVDVKTGRPNTSFPVNGSVKVLWDDDGIYLGFDVKDQDVIGGFKKKDKDPHLWTKDTVEVMVDPDGDGDNKDYYEIQINPQNLVFDSQFDAYNSPKKEPDGPFGHQEWSAKLKSAVTVDGTLDKPEDKDKGYVVEAMIPWKSFDKAKQAPPKIGDTWRMNFYAMQNNGGVAWSPILGQGNFHKATRFGKVLWAEKGYVPPTAAPTLAPAPVAPGVRGIVAPPGFRAIPNLTLPKGGPQPPKK; encoded by the coding sequence ATGCGACGCACCATCACGAGCGCACTGCTTCTCGCAGCGTTTGCCATGACCGCCTGCGTAGGCGGCTCCAACGATACGAGCAAGGAAGACAAAGAGCGCCTCAAGTCCTTCGTCTTGGACAAGGCACCGGAAAACATGCCGGTGAAGCTCAACATCAACTTCGACGACAAGCTGACGCTGCTCGGCTATCGCATCGAGCCCACCGGTACGGTGAAGCCTGGCCAGAAGGTCAAGGTGATCATGTACTGGCACAGCGACAGCAAGCTGGACGACGGCTGGAATTTGTTCACCCACGTGCTGGACGGTTCCGGTGAGCGCATCCTGAACATCGACAACGTCGGTCCCATCCGGGAGTGGCGGGGCTCCCACCAGGCGCTGAATCCCAGCAACTGGGAGCCCGGCAAGGTGTACGTGGACGAGCAGGAGTTCGTCGTTCCCAACAACGTCAAGACGAGCAAGATCCAGCTCGTCACCGGTGTGTGGAAAGGGAATGACCGCCTGAAGATCAAGGCGGGACCTCGTGACAGCGAGAACCGCGGCATCGTCGCCAACATCCCCACGGGCGTGAGCGCCGCCAAGCAGCCGGCAGCCAACACCCGCGTTCCCACCCTCCGCGTGGACAAGCTCGAGAAGGGCACCAAGATCAAGATCGACGGCAAGCTCGACGAAGAGGCCTGGCGCGCCGCACCGATGGCGGGGCCCTTCGTGGACGTGAAGACCGGTCGCCCGAACACCAGCTTTCCCGTCAACGGTAGCGTGAAGGTGCTGTGGGACGACGACGGCATCTACCTGGGCTTCGACGTGAAGGACCAGGACGTGATTGGCGGCTTCAAGAAGAAGGACAAGGACCCCCACCTGTGGACGAAGGACACGGTGGAGGTGATGGTCGACCCCGACGGCGACGGGGACAACAAGGACTATTACGAGATCCAGATCAACCCGCAGAACCTCGTGTTCGATTCCCAGTTCGACGCCTACAACTCGCCCAAGAAGGAGCCGGACGGCCCCTTCGGCCACCAAGAGTGGTCGGCGAAGCTGAAGAGCGCGGTCACCGTGGACGGCACGTTGGACAAGCCCGAGGACAAGGACAAGGGCTACGTGGTCGAGGCGATGATCCCGTGGAAGTCCTTCGACAAGGCCAAGCAAGCGCCGCCCAAGATTGGCGATACCTGGCGCATGAACTTCTACGCGATGCAGAACAATGGCGGCGTCGCGTGGTCTCCCATCTTGGGGCAAGGCAACTTCCACAAGGCGACGCGCTTTGGAAAGGTGCTGTGGGCGGAGAAGGGCTACGTGCCTCCGACGGCAGCGCCCACTTTGGCGCCGGCGCCCGTGGCGCCGGGCGTTCGCGGCATCGTGGCGCCGCCGGGCTTCCGCGCCATCCCAAACCTGACCCTGCCCAAGGGTGGCCCTCAGCCCCCGAAGAAGTGA
- the ffh gene encoding signal recognition particle protein: MFEALTKGFREAQNRLAGLTELNENNIKPALREVRLSLLEADVELGVVKRFLARVEQKALGQTVQTRVKAGGETHKVAAGDQFVKICHDELVDMMRTDGEPVAFADKGQRTGVMMVGLQGSGKTTTSAKLARWFDKQGKKPLLVAADMQRPAAVEQLKVLGEQIGVPVFNIPDASPVDICAKADAEAKKLGCDVVIYDTAGRLAIDEALMEELSKIKSAIEPENIYLVVDAMIGQDAVQTAKSFNERLGITGVVLTKLDGDARGGAALSVREVTGAPIAFMGLGETTDKLDVFRPEGMASRVLGMGDVVGLIQDFEEVIDQKKAEEDALRMMSGEFTLDDFLNQVRTIQQMGSLKDLVEKIPGMGGMMPPGVNLDDKELVRIEAMIQSMTLQERRDPHALVREPSRVKRIAKGSGQPEVGVSELVQKFLFMKQMMGGLGGDMGLLGRIPGLKGMAQARNMRKAMKSGQFPGMPGMPGMPGMPGMGFPGMGMPGMGLPGMQAETPRMRQLSKSEKNARKNQRKRERAARKKSKGKK, from the coding sequence GTGTTCGAGGCGCTGACCAAAGGATTTCGCGAGGCGCAAAACCGTCTCGCGGGGCTCACCGAGCTCAACGAAAACAACATCAAGCCCGCACTGCGCGAGGTTCGGCTGTCGCTATTGGAGGCGGACGTCGAGCTGGGTGTGGTGAAGCGGTTTCTGGCCCGCGTGGAGCAGAAGGCTCTGGGCCAGACCGTACAGACCCGCGTGAAGGCGGGCGGCGAGACCCACAAGGTGGCCGCCGGCGATCAGTTCGTGAAGATCTGTCACGACGAGCTGGTCGACATGATGCGCACCGACGGCGAGCCCGTCGCCTTCGCGGACAAGGGCCAGCGCACCGGCGTCATGATGGTCGGCCTTCAAGGCTCCGGTAAGACCACCACGTCGGCCAAGCTCGCGCGTTGGTTCGACAAGCAGGGCAAGAAGCCGCTGCTCGTGGCCGCCGACATGCAGCGCCCCGCCGCCGTGGAGCAGCTCAAGGTGCTAGGCGAGCAGATCGGCGTGCCGGTCTTCAACATCCCGGACGCGAGCCCCGTGGACATCTGCGCCAAGGCGGATGCCGAGGCGAAGAAGCTCGGTTGCGACGTCGTCATCTACGACACCGCCGGCCGCCTCGCGATCGACGAAGCTCTGATGGAAGAGCTTTCCAAGATCAAGTCGGCGATCGAGCCCGAAAACATCTACCTGGTCGTCGACGCGATGATCGGCCAGGACGCGGTGCAGACCGCCAAGAGCTTCAACGAGCGCTTGGGGATCACCGGCGTGGTGCTGACCAAGCTGGACGGCGATGCGCGCGGCGGCGCAGCGCTCTCCGTGCGCGAGGTCACCGGCGCTCCCATCGCCTTCATGGGCTTGGGAGAGACCACGGACAAGCTGGACGTGTTCCGTCCGGAAGGCATGGCCAGCCGCGTGCTGGGCATGGGCGACGTGGTCGGCCTGATTCAGGACTTCGAAGAGGTCATCGACCAAAAGAAGGCCGAGGAAGACGCCCTGCGCATGATGAGCGGGGAGTTCACCTTGGACGACTTCCTCAATCAGGTGCGCACCATCCAGCAAATGGGCTCGCTCAAGGACCTGGTCGAGAAGATCCCCGGCATGGGCGGGATGATGCCGCCGGGCGTGAACTTGGACGACAAGGAGCTCGTCCGCATCGAGGCCATGATCCAATCCATGACGCTTCAGGAGCGTCGCGATCCCCACGCCTTGGTGCGCGAGCCCAGCCGCGTGAAACGCATCGCGAAGGGCTCCGGCCAGCCCGAGGTGGGCGTCAGCGAGCTGGTGCAGAAGTTCCTGTTCATGAAGCAAATGATGGGCGGCCTGGGCGGGGACATGGGACTGCTCGGCCGCATCCCCGGGCTGAAGGGCATGGCGCAGGCGCGCAACATGCGCAAAGCCATGAAGAGCGGGCAGTTCCCGGGAATGCCGGGAATGCCGGGAATGCCGGGAATGCCCGGCATGGGATTTCCGGGAATGGGCATGCCGGGCATGGGGTTGCCGGGCATGCAGGCGGAGACGCCGCGCATGCGCCAGCTCAGCAAGTCCGAGAAGAACGCGCGCAAGAACCAACGCAAGCGCGAGCGTGCGGCGCGCAAGAAGAGCAAGGGGAAGAAGTGA
- a CDS encoding DUF3365 domain-containing protein — translation MSPRRWIPLLALFATLTACRDEPNRLDPVPEALKGRLAVARAAAADLKKTLGGRLTAAMKDGPDSAIDVCAKEAEKLSAEVGARHGVKIGRSSTRLRNPRNAPSPWVKDYLDGAAGKMVRDLAPAAYDLKDDVGVVLPIATEGLCVTCHGKMEELTPAVRTALEQRYPTDQATGFELGSLRGVVWVRLAKK, via the coding sequence ATGAGCCCCCGCCGGTGGATCCCCCTTCTGGCCCTGTTTGCCACCTTGACGGCGTGTCGTGACGAGCCCAACCGCCTCGACCCGGTGCCCGAGGCCCTGAAGGGGCGCCTCGCCGTGGCACGGGCCGCCGCCGCCGATCTCAAGAAGACCCTCGGGGGCCGTCTCACGGCCGCCATGAAGGACGGGCCGGACAGCGCCATCGACGTGTGCGCCAAGGAAGCGGAGAAGCTCAGCGCGGAGGTGGGGGCTCGCCACGGCGTGAAGATCGGACGTAGCAGCACCCGCTTGCGCAATCCGAGGAACGCCCCGAGCCCATGGGTCAAGGACTACCTCGATGGCGCGGCGGGCAAGATGGTCCGAGACCTGGCGCCGGCTGCCTACGACTTGAAGGATGACGTTGGCGTGGTCCTGCCCATCGCAACCGAAGGGCTGTGCGTGACCTGTCATGGCAAGATGGAAGAGCTCACGCCCGCGGTGCGGACGGCCCTCGAGCAGCGATACCCCACGGATCAGGCGACGGGGTTCGAGCTGGGCAGCCTGCGGGGCGTGGTGTGGGTTCGGCTCGCCAAGAAGTAG